A section of the Bacillus marinisedimentorum genome encodes:
- a CDS encoding GNAT family N-acetyltransferase, whose translation MIELRKMSDCTFSEALQAWNKGFEGYYLDMTMEIGPFLKRMVNEDLSPEYSWIVFSEGSPAGLILSGIRTINGEKRSWNGGTGLAPELRAKGTGRLLVEKSLETYEENSVDVCFLEAIADNSPAISLYKKMGYEVVDGLIFFQNRNSLDDAAFKTITDYRVEHIPVHETANLDFYEAENSWQTLYQSVKCGKAVIAYDDQNEAAGYALFTTQYKDSGELAAITLYQCETKPGRNDEQPILNSLLSAVFSPNSEKCVRSTVNTSKKSTSLIDILKRSGFTAAIEQVHMKKTLQPTE comes from the coding sequence TTGATTGAACTGAGAAAGATGAGTGACTGTACATTTTCAGAGGCATTGCAAGCCTGGAATAAGGGATTTGAAGGCTACTATCTTGATATGACGATGGAGATTGGCCCTTTTCTGAAACGGATGGTGAATGAGGATTTGTCTCCTGAGTATTCCTGGATCGTTTTTTCTGAAGGGTCACCTGCCGGGCTTATCCTGAGCGGAATCAGGACAATTAACGGGGAAAAAAGATCCTGGAACGGCGGGACAGGCCTCGCTCCTGAACTGCGTGCAAAAGGGACAGGCAGATTGCTCGTGGAAAAGTCGCTGGAAACCTATGAGGAAAACAGCGTCGATGTATGTTTCCTGGAGGCAATAGCTGATAACAGCCCTGCTATATCCCTTTATAAAAAAATGGGATATGAGGTGGTGGATGGACTGATTTTTTTCCAAAACCGCAACTCCCTTGATGATGCGGCTTTCAAAACAATAACAGATTATCGTGTAGAGCATATCCCCGTTCATGAAACAGCAAACCTTGACTTTTACGAGGCGGAAAATTCGTGGCAAACGCTATATCAGAGCGTCAAGTGCGGGAAAGCAGTCATCGCCTATGATGATCAAAACGAAGCGGCCGGTTACGCTCTTTTTACAACACAGTACAAAGACAGCGGGGAACTTGCCGCAATCACCCTATATCAATGTGAAACCAAACCCGGGAGAAACGATGAACAACCCATCCTGAACAGCTTGCTGTCGGCGGTATTCAGCCCAAATTCAGAAAAATGCGTGCGCTCTACGGTCAATACATCAAAAAAGTCAACGTCACTCATTGATATTCTGAAAAGATCAGGATTTACAGCAGCAATCGAACAAGTCCATATGAAAAAAACGCTGCAGCCGACTGAATAA
- a CDS encoding FAD-dependent oxidoreductase, producing MSKKHEKKPAMPRFPEPYWRENMHLLPEFEQLDIDLTVDIAIVGGGITGITAAYLLTKNGFKTALIEAGNLLNGTTGHTTAKVTAQHGLIYDELIQHFGEIKAQQYYQAAVDAMDFIKQTAEEHNIDCDLTEEDAYLYATTEEYKTKLQKEHEAYKQLGINGRWLEEIPFDIKITGALAMEKQMQFHPLKYLAPLVSYIQENGGLIYEKTTAVDVEENDQPEVILRNGKKITCKHVVAASHYPFYDGGGLYFTRMHPDRSYIIAVKAEKEYPGGMYLSVDNPVRSLRFTDFNGEKLILIAGENHKTGQGIDTMEHYKALEQFGQEVLGIKEYPYRWSAQDLITLDKIPYIGQIKDGHPNIYVAAGYRKWGMTNGTQAALLITDLIMHRSNQYLDLYSPSRDVKADPAIKKFIKENTDVAGELIAGKLDFNRKRIEDMEIGEGAIVTVNGQRAGAYKENESTIHIVDTTCRHMGCEVKWNAGDRTWDCPCHGSRYSADGTVVEGPAEEPLPPADSSDR from the coding sequence ATGAGCAAAAAACACGAAAAAAAACCAGCGATGCCGCGGTTCCCTGAGCCTTATTGGCGGGAAAATATGCATCTGCTGCCAGAGTTCGAACAGCTTGATATAGACCTGACTGTCGATATCGCAATTGTCGGCGGCGGAATCACAGGCATCACGGCAGCCTATTTACTGACGAAAAACGGCTTCAAAACGGCTCTGATTGAGGCCGGAAACCTGTTAAACGGAACAACCGGACACACAACCGCAAAAGTAACTGCACAGCATGGACTTATTTACGATGAGCTTATTCAGCATTTTGGAGAAATAAAAGCTCAGCAGTACTATCAGGCTGCAGTTGATGCCATGGATTTCATTAAACAGACTGCAGAAGAGCACAACATTGATTGTGACCTGACCGAGGAAGACGCCTATTTGTATGCAACCACGGAAGAATACAAAACCAAGCTGCAAAAAGAGCATGAAGCATATAAACAGCTCGGAATTAACGGCAGGTGGCTTGAAGAAATTCCATTTGATATTAAAATAACCGGCGCACTCGCAATGGAAAAGCAAATGCAATTCCATCCGCTGAAGTACCTTGCACCGCTTGTCTCGTATATCCAGGAAAACGGCGGACTTATCTATGAAAAAACAACGGCTGTCGATGTGGAAGAGAACGATCAGCCCGAAGTGATTTTGCGCAACGGCAAAAAAATCACGTGTAAGCATGTAGTAGCTGCATCACACTACCCTTTTTATGACGGCGGCGGTCTATACTTCACCAGAATGCACCCTGACCGTTCTTATATCATTGCCGTAAAAGCCGAAAAGGAGTATCCCGGCGGCATGTATTTGAGCGTGGACAATCCCGTCCGTTCCTTAAGGTTCACTGATTTCAACGGCGAAAAACTCATTCTGATTGCAGGAGAAAACCACAAAACAGGACAGGGCATTGACACGATGGAACACTATAAGGCACTTGAACAGTTCGGCCAAGAAGTGCTCGGCATTAAGGAATATCCGTACCGATGGTCTGCACAGGACCTTATCACCCTTGATAAGATTCCATATATCGGCCAGATCAAGGATGGCCATCCTAATATATATGTTGCAGCAGGCTATCGAAAATGGGGAATGACAAACGGCACGCAAGCTGCATTGCTGATCACTGACTTGATTATGCACCGCAGCAATCAGTACCTGGACCTTTATTCTCCGTCAAGGGACGTAAAAGCCGATCCGGCCATCAAAAAATTCATCAAAGAAAATACGGATGTCGCCGGTGAATTGATCGCTGGAAAGCTTGATTTCAACCGAAAGCGGATCGAAGACATGGAAATTGGCGAAGGCGCCATTGTGACAGTAAACGGCCAAAGGGCCGGCGCATATAAAGAAAATGAATCGACCATCCACATCGTCGATACAACCTGTCGGCACATGGGCTGTGAAGTCAAATGGAACGCAGGAGACCGGACATGGGACTGCCCTTGCCATGGTTCCCGCTATTCCGCTGACGGAACCGTCGTTGAAGGCCCTGCCGAAGAACCTCTCCCGCCTGCCGACAGCTCCGACAGGTGA